The region GTGTCGCCGGAGAGCCCGAGGGGGGTGGCCTGGGTCTGGGCTGCGGCCTTTTCCTCGTCGGTCATGGGAGCTGCCTGGGCGGCTACCTTTTCCTTCTCCCTGGCGCTGACCTTGGCTACCTTCTTCTCCTTGTGCTCGACGGCACGGGCGGCGAAGCGGGTCTTGGTCTTGGGGCCTGCCTTGGCTTCGAGCGGATTGGCGTCCGTGTCGGCGGGTTGGCCGCTGGTGCTGAGAGAGTTGCTGTCCGAGGCCATGACGGCGCCGGGAGCTACCGATCCGCCTGCGCCGGAGCCCGGGGTTGCAGGGGTGGTGGCTGCGGGAGTGGTCTCCGCCTGCTCGTTGCCGGCAAGGGCGGTGCGAGGAGCTTGTCCGAAGCGTACCTTCTCGCGCTTGGCACCCTTCTGCTTCTTGCCTGGCTTGGAGCTAGCGGGGATGACGGCGAGACCGGTCTTCTGGTCGACTGGCGCGGCTTCCGCTCCGGTGAGGGTGCGGCCGCCGGTGGTGTCAGGGGACGAGACGACAGGCTTGGAGGCAGCAGCTGCGGGAGCGGCGGCAGACGCGGTGCTGAAGGCTCCGTGACGATCAAAGCGGGCCTTGTTCTTGACCTTCTTCTTTTTGACGACGGGGGGAGCGTAGGCGGTGAAGACGGGCTTGCTCTCCTTGGCACTGGCGCCGGAGTCGATGAAGCCGGGCTGGATGTCGACGTAGGCGTTCTCACGAAGCTTGGTGAGGTAGGCGCGCAGGGCGGGCTGCATGGCGTTCATGTAGAGCGCTTCCTGGATCTGCGGCTCTACGTCCTTCATGGGGGCGGCACCGGGCTCCTGGTGCTCATTGACCTTGAGGATGACGAAGCCCTGGCGGGTGCGGATGGGCTGGGTGGATTCTCCCGGCGCGAGGGCAAAGGTCTGGTCTTCAATGACCTTGGCGAGGGCTCCACGCTTGAAGAGGCCGAGCTCTCCGCCCTGGGCGGCGGTGGGGCCTCCGGAGTTCTTCTTGGCGACTTCAGCGAAGTCTCCGCCCTTCATGAGTTCGGACTTGAGGCCGTTGGCCTTGGTCTCGGCCTGCTCGATCTCTGCAGGGGATGCGGTGTCTGGAAGGGGAACGAGGATCTCGCTGAGGCGGACCTGCTCGGGCTGCTCGAAGTCCTTCTTGTGGGCCTCGTAGTACTTGGCCTGCTCTGCCTGGGTGGTCTGGAGGCGGCGGCCGACTTCATCACGCACGACCTGCTGGGTGAGGATCTGGTTACGGATCTGAGCCTTGAAGTCCTCAAAGCTGACGCCCTGCTGGCGCGCGGCCTTTTCAAGGTCATCCATGGAATCGAGCTTGTTTTGCTTGCGGATGTCGTCGAGGCGGCGGATGACTTCTGCGTCGGCGTTGAGGCCTAGCTCCTTGGCCTTGGAGAGGAGGAGCTGCTGGTCGATCATGTCGCGCAGCATGTCTTTCTGGCGGGAGGCGAGATCGGCCGGGCTGAGATTCTGCTGGGCGGACTCCTGCTCAAGCTGCTCTTCGGAGCGATCGACGTCACTGCGGCTGATGATCTGGTCGTTAACGCGGGCGACCACGTTTTCCACGACGACGCCGTGGGGGGATATGGCTGGGGGAAGCGGCGGAAGGTTGATCTGCTTGACCGGCGCTTCCACGGCTCCGCTGCCCTGGTAGCGGGGAGCCTTGACGATCTGGGCGGAGGCTGCCGTGAGGCTGGATACTGCGAATGCAGCGGCAAAGACAGCGATGCGCAAGGTGCCGCAGCGCCTGCCGAAATCAAATCTTTTCTCGTTCAAGGTCAAAGCTCTCTCGCTTCCTTCAATGGGGAAAACCCGTGTTGCGGTGGTGCTGATGTGCTGTCCGGCCGCTGAGTCGCCGCTGCTTAGACGCAGGGGAGCCTACGGATGGTATCCGGTGACGTTATTCTACCTGTGTTGTGAGGTGGAAGTCGCGTGGGTGGAATACGGGTGCCGAGTTCCGGGTGGGCGTGTACCGGCTAACCCCTGCCTGCTATACTCCGTCCAACACCGGACGTGGTTAAACGCCGGGATTTGTACGCTCTTTGTTTGCCTGGATTCTGTTCTTCACGCTGTACTTCAAGGAAACCGACCTGATGGCTCCAACGACACGCCGCACTCTCTTTTCCGTCACCGTCTTCCTGGCTACCTGCGGGATTGCGGGCTCGTTTATCAGCCAGAAGGTTTCAGCGCAGACTGCGGGGGACGAGAGCACACTGCGCGACTCGCTGAAGAGCTTTACCAGCGTGTACTCCGTGGTGGAGCAGAACTACGCCGAGAAGATGGATACGGACCGTACCGATAAGGCGATCTACGACGGCGCGATCCCTGGGATGCTGCATACGCTGGACCCGCACTCGAATTTTTATGATCCAAAGGCTTATGCGCAGATGCGCGAGGATCAGCATGGACGCTACTACGGCGTGGGCATGACGATTCAGCCACAGTTGATCGACGGCTCCATGAAGATCCTGGTGCTGTATCCGTTTGAGGGGACGCCGTCGTTCAAGGCGGGGATCAAGCCGGGCGACATGATTCTTTCTGTCGACGGGAAGACGACGGACGGGATGGACTCGACCGCGGTGGCGAATATGTTGAAGGGACCGCGCGGCACGCATGTGCTGGTGACGATGATGCGCGAGGGTAAGGATAAGCCGATGCAGTTCGACCTGGTGCGGGATGAGATTCCGCGGCCTTCGGTCGATCTGGCGTTCCTGATCCGTCCGAACGTGGGCTACATGCACGTCACGAACTTCCAGGAGACGACCGGGCGTGAGGTTGGCGATGCGCTGGACAAGTTCCAGGCAAGCGCTCCGCTGAAGGGACTTGTGATCGACCTGCGGGCGAATCCGGGCGGGCTGCTGAACCAGGCTGTCGATATGGCGGACAAGTTTCTGAAGAAGGGGCAGATTGTCGTGTCACAGCACGGGCGCGTGGCGCAGGACCAGGTTTATACGGTCTCGCGCGGTGAGCAGGGAGCTGAGTATCCGGTCGTGGTGCTGGTGAATCGGAATACGGCTTCTGCGGCTGAGATCGTTTCGGGCGCGCTGCAGGATCATGACCGTGCGTTGATTGTGGGCGAGACGACGTTCGGCAAGGGACTGGTGCAGACGGTGTTCAACGTGAGCCAGAACACCGGGCTGGCGCTGACGACCTTCCACTACTACACGCCGTCAGGACGTCTGATTCAGAGGCCGTACGACAACATGAGCTTGTACGACTACTACTATGTGCGCGATGCTTCGAACCCGAAGAGCAATGCCAACCGCGAGGTGAAGCTGACCGACGCCGGACGTACGGTTTACGGCGGCGGCGGGATTACGCCCGACGATCACATCGACCAGATCAAGGGCAATCACTTTGAGAACACCCTGCTGCAGCACTATGCGTTCTTCAACTTCTCCAAGAAGTACCTTTCGACGCACTCGGTCGCAAAGGACTTTGAGGTGGATGACGCGACGCTGACGGATTTCAAGGCGTTCCTGAAGGCTAAGAATGTGGACTACACGGAAGCGGACTTTACGGCGAACCTTTCATGGATCAAGGACTCGATCAAAAGCGACCTGTTTACGTCACAGTTTGGGCAGATGGAAGGCCTGAAGGTGAGGGCGGAGTGGGACCCGCAGATCCAGAAGGCGCTGGGGTTCCTGCCGCAGGCGCAGGCACTGCTCGATAACCCGAAGGGCAAGGCGGCTGCTACGACGACTGCCAGCCGGTAGATCGATTCAAAACATGAGAAGGGCCGGAGAGGAGAGATCCTTTCCGGCCCTTTTATTTTTTGGAGTGAGCTTTATGCGGTGTGAAGAGCGGTGTCCGGGGTAGAGCCCTTCCGGCTCAGTAACAGGGCCGCGATCAGGAAGTAGACGGCACCGAAGATGGCATAGCCGCCCAGATCTTTCACATGGATCTTCTCCTGCAGGCCTCTGATGAGGAATGCCGTTCCTGCGAGCGTCGATTGAGCGCCGCTCAGAATCATGGCCCACTGGCCCTTCGCAGAGCGGCGGCGGGCGATGCCGACGCCAAGCTGCAGAAGTCCTGCCAACAGAGCCCATAGGCCAAAGAGAGCGACGGCATACCGCACCTGCACGCTGCCCAATATGCCGACGGCGATCGCGGTTGCGGTGCCGAGGATGGCGTTCGTGAGCAGAAGCGACCGCGATTCCGGCTGGGGATTCGAGCGAATGTCTCGGATGGTGCATACGACGTCCCACAGGGGATACAGGACTACGAGGGCTACCGCGAGGTTAGGCGAGGTGGAGGCTGTTGCGAGGACGGTGGCGGCCCACACGATCTGGACTACTGTCCGGCTGAGGTAAAGGTTGCGAAGGAAATGGTTTGCGGTTGAGGGGTTGAAGGTGGCTTGGTTCGTAGTCATGAGAGCGCTCCTGCATTTCTGGTTTATTAGTTATCTACTAGTTGGTAGATATCAAGTTCAAAAAATACCTGAGGCGATGTTGGTTCGCCTCAGGAAAGCCGTTGCAGTGTCGCGTTTACGATCTGCGCGAATACTTTGGGGGATTGGTAGGCACGGGCAGAGATCATTGCGCCATGTACGGTGGCCATCATGAACTCTGCTTCGTCGGAGGCAGTCTGTGTGAGGTGGATGCTCTTTTGTTTTGCCCCAGCCTCTAACGTTTGCTGAAGCCAGCGGTGCAGATCAACGAAGTGCAGCCTGACCTCCGCCGCGACCTCCGATGGCAGCGACGGCAACTCAGCACCAAGCAGAGCAGCGATGCAGAATGGCTCCGTCTTTTTTTCTATGCAAGACTCCCAGTGGCTCATATAAGCCTTCAGTCTTTCCAGGGGGTTCGCGACGGCGTCGTTCAACGAAGCAATCCCTTCGCCCAGACGATGACGATGCTGCCTCAGTACGGATACGACCAGGATCTCCTTTGAGGGGAAGTGATGGTGGATTGTGGCTTTGCTCACCTTGACCTCACTGGAGATGTCGGCGTAGCTGAAGGCCGCGTAGCCTCGGTCCGCGATGAGGGCGTGAGCGGTGTCGAGGATTTTATCTGCGGTGGAGTTTGGCATCTTCATAGGTATAACCGACTAGTTGGTAGATGAGCAAGTTGGGCGGTTGGATGCAGGGAAGTGAATTTATTTGTAAAAAGATTGGAGCGGGAGACCGGGATCGAACCGGCGACATTCAGCTTGGGAAGCTGACGTTCTGCCACTGAACTACTCCCGCCCATAAGTTCAATCCGGTGTCGGATTGAACGGGGCGTATTGACCGAAGTACCTTCCACTTTGAGGATCGGGAGATGTGGTTGTAAACAACCTGAAATCCTCTCGACAGAGACCCGACCAAGCCCACTCATGCCAGGCAGGTCGCAAACATGGAACGTAACGCCGACTTGCTGAAGTATATCAGGGTGAAGGGAATTCTTTGCGCCGGTGTTAGCCGGGGTGTTGTTCCTCGCGGTGGATGCGGCTGCCGACGATGCGGGACTCCGGCGCGCTGGCACCGATGCTCCTGGTCTGCACCAGCAGCTCGAAGGGATAGAGCGAACCATCCGGCCTGCGTGCCTGCTGAAGGATCGGTTCCATCATGGTTTCATTGGCGAGAGTGTCTGCCGCAGCCTGGGTCGCGGCCATGTTGAGTCCCTGGATGATCAGGACGTGGCCCTCTCCGTCCAGGCTGGGCAGATAGTCGACCAGGCCGTAGGTCTTGTTTGCGGCTGTTCCATCTCCATTGTTGTAGGTCGCCTGCTCGCTGCGCTCGGGCTGCCTGTTGACGACGAAGGATTGATTGATCGCCGGGGTGTACTGCAGGACGAAGTTCATCCTGCCTTCGAACAAGGAGACCCAGGGGTTGCTGTGGGTGGAACCCAGCAGGATGGCGTTGGAGTGCTTGAGGTCCTCTGTCGTGATGCTCCGTGCGTAGCGAATCTCAGCCCGCACAGGATTGAACTCCGGCAGTTGGGTCAGGGTGGATGTGATGTTGAGATCGACGACGCTGGTATAACGCTGCTGACGGAGATCGTTGAAGTTCTCCAGACCGACGCCGGGCGGAGCCTTGATCTCTGAAAGATAGGTGCCGTTGGTGTATTCATCGAGCGTGACCAGATGGCCGGTGAGGTTCTCCAGGATGCCAAGTCCGCTGTCCGCGGGGACGATCAAGGTGTTGCGATCGTTACTGAAGAGCTGAAGCCAAAGCGCATGAGCTACTGCATGCTGCTTCTTTGCGTCAATGGAATGAGCAGCCAACCATCCACCGGATGCCACTGCAGCCCCTATGAGCAGGGACAGCAGACTAAAAAGCAACGTACGTCTCAGCGTAGGTGGATTGGCTGGAGCAGGTGGACTGATGACGATTGGGGCGGGCAACCGGTTCTTAATCTGCGCAGGGGGCTCCACATCGCTTGCGGCAGAGGCTTCCACGACGTAACTCTCGATGGCCTGATGCGTGTGGAAGACAGGGACATAGCCGCCACGCGGGATATGGAGCCGCAGGGGCTCGTTCTGGCCTTCGCCCTCAAAGAATTCGTCGAGGCGTTTGCGCAACATGCGCGCATAGCTGCGGACGATATTGTCTTCGCCGGGGTTATAACCGGGAGGGCGATTGAAGACCTGGGTGCCCAGGTGCTGCTCTGTCATCTCCCTGGCGGAGCCGGTCAGAAGTTGCTCGCAGACGTAGAGGAGAAAGCGCGGTAGGAACTCGGACTTGCTGAGCCCCTTGCTGGCTGCGATGCGCAACGCAAGCTGCCACTCGGCGCTGAAGCGTAGCTGATCCTCCAGCATCGAGGAAGGCTCGCGCAGGAGGAGGGAGGCGCGGTCTGGATCGGCGATCTCCGGGGTCGCAATAAGGATCGACCCCTCATGCGTCCCGGACGGGACATCCAAGTACAGCCCTCCACGACCGCTTTGCATGGGTTCAGCATAGCTGGGATGCATGAAAGTTCTGTGAATCGGAGAGGAGCAAAACATGGGGAAACGCTGGAAAGACGGAGGGGTGAGGCAGGGGTATGCACCCGGGGTACGAGCCCTGGCACCCTTTCTTTCTTCGCGAAGACAACGCCATGATCATTTCACGCAGCCAACGTGGCTTCTTCTCCGAGCTGGGCCGAGTCGCTCCCCAGCCACGTCGCCGCAATCCTCTCTATGTATGTCTGGAGTCCTTTGTGAAACGCTCTCTCGCCTCAGCAGCTACTGTCTGCTTCCTTGCGCTTAGCATCGCGCCGCTCTCCGCGCAGTTTGAAACGGCGTCCGTTCTTGGTTATGTTCATGACTCTTCCGGTGCCGCGCTTGCCGGTGCCAATGTCACGCTGGTCAATGTCGCGACCAAGGTGACCGTCACGGTGAAGACTGACGCCCAGGGCGCTTACCAGTTCACGGACGTGAAGATCGGCCAGTATGAAGTCGACGCCGACGCGCAGGGCTTCAGCAACGGAGCGACGGCCCCCTTCGCGGTCCAGGTCAACGCACGCCAGCGCGTGGACGTCTCGCTCAAGATTGGATCTGCGGCCGACGCCGTGACCGTGACCGACTCCGCGGCACTGCTTGAGACGGAATCGAACGAGCGGGGTCAGGTGATCGGCACGCGCGAGGTCGAGAACCTTCCGCTGAACGGCCGCGCCTATGCGGATCTTGCTGCGCTGGTCCCGGGTGTGCGCCGGAACCTGCTTGAGAACAGCAGCGACTCCAGCCGCGACGCAACCTTCAACGTCAACGGCCAGCGCTCCGAGTTCAACAACTTCCTCCTCGACGGTCTCGATAACAACGCCTATGGAACCTCGAACCAGGGCTTCTCGAACCAGTCCATTCCTCCGTCGCCGGATGCGATCTCCGAGTTCAAGGTTCAAACCGATAACTACTCCGCCGAGTACGGACGCTCCGCTGGCGCCGTCATCAACGTCTCCATCCGCTCCGGCTCCAACGCCTTCCACGGCAAGGCGTATGACTATATCCGCAACACGGTTTTCAATGCCATCGGACCCTTCACGCCGCCCACCAACCCGCTGACCAGCGCGGCGCAGAAGCCGATTCTCATCCGCAACCAGTTCGGTGCAACGCTTGGCGGACCGCTCCGCAAAGACAAGCTCTTCTTCTTCGGAGACTATGAAGGCACCCGTCAGATCACGCACAACATCAACCAGGCCACCGTGCCCACCGCCAACCAGAACGGTACCAGCGCACTTGCGGTCAGCAACGGCGGATATACCTTCCTCAGTGCCGTCAACGGTGCCGATGCGGGGAACCCCGTCTCTATTCGCAACCCGCTCACCGGTCAGGTTTACGCCAACGGCGTCATCCCCTTCTCCGACCCCAGCATCTCCCCATTTGCCAAAGGCATCCTTGGCGCTTTGCCCAACGCAAACGTCGCCGGTTCACCGGTCGCTAACAACTACGCCTCGCTCCCTGCCGGCACCCTCGACGACAACAAGGGCGACGCCCGTGTCGACGGCGTCTTCGGCGCGAAGACCACCGCGTTTGTTCGCTACTCACAACACCAGGGCAATATCCTCTCGCCGCCCGTGATCCAAGGAGCGGCCGGTGGTAACAGTAACGGCTTCGTCAAGATCTTCAATCAGCAGATTGCCGGTGGCGTCACCCACACCTTCACGCAGAACTCCATCCTGGATGCACGCTTTGCGTTCACCCGCACGGACGGTGGCAAGAGCCCATACGGAGGCAACCTGCCGTCGCTGGAAACCGGTATCCCCGGGCTGCCGACGAACCCTCTGACCGTTCGCAGCCTGAACGTTCAGTCGGTCGCCAACTACTCGCAGTTCGGCAACCTGGGTTCGAACCCGCAGTTCCAGAACCCCTACGTGTTCGATCCGAAGATCAACTACACGTGGATTCACGGTCGCAGCACGTATAAGGCTGGTTATGAGTACCAGTCCATCTTTACGACGATCAATGACTTCAACCCGTCGTTTGGTCAGGACACCTACAACGGCAACTTCAGCTACAACGGCGCCTCCGCCTCCGCTCTCTCTGCCAGCGATACAGGCACCAAGGAAGCGGCGTCACTCTCTGACTTCATCTTCGGTGCACGCGATACCTATCAGCTCAACAACTTCGTCATCGTCAACCTCAACCAGCGCATGCACTACCTGTATCTACAGGATGACATTCGCGTCTCGTCCAAGCTGACCATCAATGCCGGTCTGCGGTATGAGCTTGTGACGCCGCAGTGGGAGTCCAATAACCTGCTTGCCAACTTTGATCCTGGCACGAACTCTCTGATCAAGGCGACCTCCGGTTCCATCTATAACCGCGCCCTAGTGAACATGCCCAAGCTGGACTTTGCCCCGCGCTTTGGCCTGGCTTACTCGGTGGACAATAAGACCGTCATCCGCGCCGGCTACGGTCTGGGCTACGCGCAGTTCAACCGTGAAGGCGGCGAGAACCTTCTGGTCTATAACCTCCCAGCCGTGGTCAATACCAACATCGTCCAGGCACCCATCAACGCCAACCCCGGCGTTACCGGTTCGCAGGCAAGGCTCGCCGTCTGCAACGCCACGCAGGTCACCGCTGTGTACGATCCCACGAACCCTACGCCGTGCTTCCGCACCTCCACCCAAGGCTATCCCACCAACTTGGCGAACCCGGCGAATGTGACTGCGGCTTCGAACCTCAATACTCAGGCTCGCTATCTGCCGAAGAATCTGCCCACCGGTTACGTGCAGAGCTACCATCTCACGGTGCAACGTCAGCTTGGTCCTTCCACTTCGCTTGAGGTCGCATACGTTGGTGAGCATGGTGTGAAGCTGCAGGTTCTGGCTGATTACAACCAGGCTCCGAGCAATCCCGTTACTGCAACCTGCAATGCCTCAGGTCTTCCGGGCTCCACGGGTGGCTGCCTTACGGTCGCCCAACGCCGGCCCGTGCAGAGCTTCACGACGATTGAAGAGACCCTGCCTCAGGGCTTCCTTTCGTACAACGCCCTGCAGACCAAGTTCGAGCATCGCACCGGTCACGGCCTGTACGTCCTGAATAGCTTCACTTGGTCGCGTGCGCTCGATAATGCGAGCGGTCACCTCGACACTAACTCCGGCGATAACTCCCGCATCAACCTGGCCAACTCGCTCGGTGAGCGCGGTGTCTCCGGCTACAACCAGCCACTCAGTGAGACCCTCTCCATCGTCTACGACCTGCCTTATGGCAAGGGACGCAGCTTTGGTGCCAATGCGCCGTTCGCTATGCAGGAACTCCTCGGCGGCTGGCAATTGACCCTCATCAACGACATCAACAGCGGTCTGCCCATCAACGTCATCTACTCTCCGAACAGCGCCCAGCAGGTGTCTACCATTCTGAATGTCCGGCCTAACCAGAACGGACCGGCGCTGCTGCCGAAGTCGCAACGCACGAAGACGGCCGGGAACCAGGGCTTGAACGTCTTCAACCTTGCCTCCTTCTCATTGCCCACCGTCAACCAGACCTATGGCAACGAGGGCCGAAACTCGGTTCGTCTGGACCCCTTCTATCAGACGGATCTTGGCCTTCACAAACAGTTCGCTGTGTATCGTGATCGTGTGAACTTTGACTTCCGGGCAGAGGCCTTCAACGTCTTCAACAAGGTCAACTACGCAACACCCTCAAGCACGACCTACAGCCCCGGCTCCACCTCCTTCGGCGTTCTTACCTCCGCCGGCACCTTCCCCGCGCGTATCCTTCAGTTCGCAGGCAAGGTGATCTTCTAAGCTGCTCCAGTTAGCCAGATGCGAAAGGGCGTCACTCCGTTGAGGGTGACGCCTGAGTACCTTTTCTTTCTCAGCCGTTAGCACCAAGGGAGAACATCATGCTCAACCGCCGCCAGTTCGCCACGCTCGGAACCGCCACCGCAGCCTCGCTCCTCACGCAGCGCCTGTGGGCGCAGCAGGCTCGCAAAGACCCCAACAAGTTTTACTTCGCTCTTGTCGCGGACAGCCATATCATCGACGACTTCTATGTGAAGGGTTCTGAGAACGGAGTGGAAGACAACGAGAGCATCCTCCTCACCACTCCGCGCCTTGTCTCCGCTCGCGATCTCATCAACTCGCTCAATCCCGCCATCGAGCAGGTCTTCCTCATCGGCGACTACTTCCATAACTACCCTTCCACCGACTACGACTTCTACTTCAAGAACACCACCCGCCTGGACCACGCCAAGACCATCACTGACGGCTTCAAGATGCCCGTCCACCTTGGCTTCGGCAACCATGACTATGATGTACACCGCGTCCCACGGGAGATGAGCAATCGCCTCTTCAAGGCCAAGTTCAACGCCGAGCCCTATTCAGTTCTGGACTATAAAGGTTACAAATTCATCCACCTGAATAACTTCCTGGGAAGCACGCAGGACAACACCGCCGCTGACTTCGATCCGCGCCGCGGCTCGCTTGGTGAGACCCAGCTTCACTGGTTTGAGGCTCAGCTTCAGCAGCATAAGCCGACCTTCGTCTTCATTCACTATCCGCTGGACCTCGATCAGCCGACCGAGTTTGCGGACTATGGACTCTATCCCCTATTGCAGAAGTACAAGGATACGATTCAGCTTGTTGTCTCCGGCCACAAACATAAGTGGATTGACAGTGCCCATACCTATGGCCCGCAGCACTACACCATGGCTGCCACCCGTTATGACCCCAACGCATACATGCTCATGGAAGTGGACACCAAGGCCAACACCTGGCGCTTCATGAACGAGTCACTCGTAGAGTGGTCCACACACTATGCAAAGCCTTATCGCGCCTGACTTTCAGCATTCAAAGGACACCTCCATGCGTCTGCCTCTGATCCTCCTCCTTGCAACCACCGCCGCCGCTCAGGCACCGCTGAAGCTCAATCAGATCCAGGTGATCGGCACGCATAACAGCTACCACGCCGGTATCGCCCCCAACGAGAGCAAGATCTGGCAGGCCAAGTACGCTGATGCGTACAAGGGTCTCGACTATCAGCACAAGCCACTGCCTGACCAGTTCGACGCGGGCGTACGCCAGATCGAACTCGACGTGTATGCGGATACCAAGGGCGGCCTTTATGCGCACCCGTCCGGCCCAACGATGACTGCCGCCGCTCACCTTCCGGCAGATCCGGAGTTCGACCCTAATGGCATCATGGCCAAGCCTGGCTTCAAGGTGATGCATGTCCAGGACGTCGACTACCGCAGCACCTGCCAGCCCTTTACCGCATGCCTGGAGCAGGTGCGTCAGTGGTCTCATGCTCACCCCAGGCACGTCCCCATCTTCATTCTGGTTGAAACCAAGCAGGGCAAGCCGCGCGGGGAACTGAAGCTCACTGAGCCCGAGACCTTTACCTCTGCGACCTTTGACGCGCTGGATGCTGAGATTCGTTCCGTGTTTCCGGCTTCGGAGCTCATCACTCCGGATGATGTCCGCGGGAAACACAAGACGCTCAACGAGGCCGTCCTTGCTGGTGGCTGGCCTGCGCTCGCCAGCGCACGGGGCAAGGTCGTCTTCCTGATGGATCAGCATCCGGTCACGCCCGTTTACCTGGAAGGTCATCCATCGCTGCGTGGACGTGTGATCTTCACCAACTCAGATCCCGGTCAGCCTGACGCTGCCTTCCTCGAACGCAATGAAGGTCCGGCTTCGGAGATCGAGGCGTTGGTGAAGCAGGGCTACCTCATCCGCGCGCGCACCGACGCCGACACGAAACAAGCCCGCACCAATGACACCGCACTGCGCGATGCCATGATGTCCAGCGGAGCGCAGCTTCTCAGCACTGACTATCCTGCCAATGAGCCCGCTCGCTGGCCTGGGAACTTCAGCGTCGCTCTGCCGAACCACGCTGTGGCTCGCTGCAACCCGATCAACGCTC is a window of Granulicella tundricola MP5ACTX9 DNA encoding:
- a CDS encoding peptidylprolyl isomerase, with translation MRIAVFAAAFAVSSLTAASAQIVKAPRYQGSGAVEAPVKQINLPPLPPAISPHGVVVENVVARVNDQIISRSDVDRSEEQLEQESAQQNLSPADLASRQKDMLRDMIDQQLLLSKAKELGLNADAEVIRRLDDIRKQNKLDSMDDLEKAARQQGVSFEDFKAQIRNQILTQQVVRDEVGRRLQTTQAEQAKYYEAHKKDFEQPEQVRLSEILVPLPDTASPAEIEQAETKANGLKSELMKGGDFAEVAKKNSGGPTAAQGGELGLFKRGALAKVIEDQTFALAPGESTQPIRTRQGFVILKVNEHQEPGAAPMKDVEPQIQEALYMNAMQPALRAYLTKLRENAYVDIQPGFIDSGASAKESKPVFTAYAPPVVKKKKVKNKARFDRHGAFSTASAAAPAAAASKPVVSSPDTTGGRTLTGAEAAPVDQKTGLAVIPASSKPGKKQKGAKREKVRFGQAPRTALAGNEQAETTPAATTPATPGSGAGGSVAPGAVMASDSNSLSTSGQPADTDANPLEAKAGPKTKTRFAARAVEHKEKKVAKVSAREKEKVAAQAAPMTDEEKAAAQTQATPLGLSGDTGPKKKVKKVKVKKVKGAPKEPRQPKKRLEEKKPEAPPPPPDIAPTANPALAPTAAAGEGKAKPTQPTPPPTTPPNPQP
- a CDS encoding S41 family peptidase; protein product: MAPTTRRTLFSVTVFLATCGIAGSFISQKVSAQTAGDESTLRDSLKSFTSVYSVVEQNYAEKMDTDRTDKAIYDGAIPGMLHTLDPHSNFYDPKAYAQMREDQHGRYYGVGMTIQPQLIDGSMKILVLYPFEGTPSFKAGIKPGDMILSVDGKTTDGMDSTAVANMLKGPRGTHVLVTMMREGKDKPMQFDLVRDEIPRPSVDLAFLIRPNVGYMHVTNFQETTGREVGDALDKFQASAPLKGLVIDLRANPGGLLNQAVDMADKFLKKGQIVVSQHGRVAQDQVYTVSRGEQGAEYPVVVLVNRNTASAAEIVSGALQDHDRALIVGETTFGKGLVQTVFNVSQNTGLALTTFHYYTPSGRLIQRPYDNMSLYDYYYVRDASNPKSNANREVKLTDAGRTVYGGGGITPDDHIDQIKGNHFENTLLQHYAFFNFSKKYLSTHSVAKDFEVDDATLTDFKAFLKAKNVDYTEADFTANLSWIKDSIKSDLFTSQFGQMEGLKVRAEWDPQIQKALGFLPQAQALLDNPKGKAAATTTASR
- a CDS encoding TetR/AcrR family transcriptional regulator, giving the protein MPNSTADKILDTAHALIADRGYAAFSYADISSEVKVSKATIHHHFPSKEILVVSVLRQHRHRLGEGIASLNDAVANPLERLKAYMSHWESCIEKKTEPFCIAALLGAELPSLPSEVAAEVRLHFVDLHRWLQQTLEAGAKQKSIHLTQTASDEAEFMMATVHGAMISARAYQSPKVFAQIVNATLQRLS
- a CDS encoding TonB-dependent receptor, which codes for MKRSLASAATVCFLALSIAPLSAQFETASVLGYVHDSSGAALAGANVTLVNVATKVTVTVKTDAQGAYQFTDVKIGQYEVDADAQGFSNGATAPFAVQVNARQRVDVSLKIGSAADAVTVTDSAALLETESNERGQVIGTREVENLPLNGRAYADLAALVPGVRRNLLENSSDSSRDATFNVNGQRSEFNNFLLDGLDNNAYGTSNQGFSNQSIPPSPDAISEFKVQTDNYSAEYGRSAGAVINVSIRSGSNAFHGKAYDYIRNTVFNAIGPFTPPTNPLTSAAQKPILIRNQFGATLGGPLRKDKLFFFGDYEGTRQITHNINQATVPTANQNGTSALAVSNGGYTFLSAVNGADAGNPVSIRNPLTGQVYANGVIPFSDPSISPFAKGILGALPNANVAGSPVANNYASLPAGTLDDNKGDARVDGVFGAKTTAFVRYSQHQGNILSPPVIQGAAGGNSNGFVKIFNQQIAGGVTHTFTQNSILDARFAFTRTDGGKSPYGGNLPSLETGIPGLPTNPLTVRSLNVQSVANYSQFGNLGSNPQFQNPYVFDPKINYTWIHGRSTYKAGYEYQSIFTTINDFNPSFGQDTYNGNFSYNGASASALSASDTGTKEAASLSDFIFGARDTYQLNNFVIVNLNQRMHYLYLQDDIRVSSKLTINAGLRYELVTPQWESNNLLANFDPGTNSLIKATSGSIYNRALVNMPKLDFAPRFGLAYSVDNKTVIRAGYGLGYAQFNREGGENLLVYNLPAVVNTNIVQAPINANPGVTGSQARLAVCNATQVTAVYDPTNPTPCFRTSTQGYPTNLANPANVTAASNLNTQARYLPKNLPTGYVQSYHLTVQRQLGPSTSLEVAYVGEHGVKLQVLADYNQAPSNPVTATCNASGLPGSTGGCLTVAQRRPVQSFTTIEETLPQGFLSYNALQTKFEHRTGHGLYVLNSFTWSRALDNASGHLDTNSGDNSRINLANSLGERGVSGYNQPLSETLSIVYDLPYGKGRSFGANAPFAMQELLGGWQLTLINDINSGLPINVIYSPNSAQQVSTILNVRPNQNGPALLPKSQRTKTAGNQGLNVFNLASFSLPTVNQTYGNEGRNSVRLDPFYQTDLGLHKQFAVYRDRVNFDFRAEAFNVFNKVNYATPSSTTYSPGSTSFGVLTSAGTFPARILQFAGKVIF
- a CDS encoding metallophosphoesterase family protein, translating into MLNRRQFATLGTATAASLLTQRLWAQQARKDPNKFYFALVADSHIIDDFYVKGSENGVEDNESILLTTPRLVSARDLINSLNPAIEQVFLIGDYFHNYPSTDYDFYFKNTTRLDHAKTITDGFKMPVHLGFGNHDYDVHRVPREMSNRLFKAKFNAEPYSVLDYKGYKFIHLNNFLGSTQDNTAADFDPRRGSLGETQLHWFEAQLQQHKPTFVFIHYPLDLDQPTEFADYGLYPLLQKYKDTIQLVVSGHKHKWIDSAHTYGPQHYTMAATRYDPNAYMLMEVDTKANTWRFMNESLVEWSTHYAKPYRA